The following are from one region of the Carassius auratus strain Wakin chromosome 13, ASM336829v1, whole genome shotgun sequence genome:
- the LOC113112277 gene encoding LOW QUALITY PROTEIN: probable methyltransferase TARBP1 (The sequence of the model RefSeq protein was modified relative to this genomic sequence to represent the inferred CDS: deleted 1 base in 1 codon) has product MSNFLINTLLSHHPDPEDLFSTLCWPSTSRPDIDKVEALTVLIKELSSKSQEERFICKVQSVLWNQCMPLMQTISGADDGGKDMLSALCGLFAACVSTCQTHDVPEKVSHVLLPVLLTRDDGNPETSRFDVDVAIEVTAVLLSSISYDRDIISRTLSCTLCCVKDLSDSIISKIIVRIWFTILKSCDKDAESEVLHQIWDDLLSWHQRDHTESVSARVLLCLTALSDYLYSSETSPTRPDPRRSQMFFRAIQAGLTHKDSVTRKRALYLLTRCVALAEIKKEDVFTSEEPNTDEILFRWSPEKKQSLREFWEDYALVLETLEENQIHVIRPVLNRIDMLVETTATDIQGGLFSPSWLLCVYQRMFHSENKAVMKEGVNHLLELKALRRPAFALAFSQFVIGPLMDVLAESSLYHRAPQQNIRDCPELGVKLQMFMVNFFKSLPEENRGSVLLQLVQRLGSRHWCAVPLLFLSQALSCLSPCPLLGSDGLHAFREVLRCTMITHQVLLRGASQCFLLRAALCLTDVSTVSLDELFGFLLHFRADESLCRGTALWNELCNWLQANEGCFRLTNGDPGSSEELHAETQNRDGASIFSYIQQRLKTFLTVPASSVSDQTGSLPDPSEAELLVRTVLLTADLQQTRSEEPGLELLLQPLLDVLQRLSTNVYLVLQKTDKSLQLLLRLLQLHRRRSDTEKENEDVVAVTLKTLLLSVVESVQEFLLRRLSGELRELCDVERSGLYLSVLRELVLTYSTVSWYGSNLQQNYIPKITTNCLRILGEPSEQNPSVSGQVQRVVSMATLALLCDMADRGVLNDRSEAMRALHSLSDYFYPSSSPHLNHTLLKPTTVTISDPVDSGVLKDWGRIVAQFIRDQWTCLSFLQKSAGTPGDPVASVVLRAAVDALALLPGHLIVPVLDFMASVVPQVVQCDESLCIEAICASWKAVQALSTNPHDFWSTLQGFVRLAFHRGLLQLTEEQNPRITACIQQILTELMELAQVRSGVFNVLIQHCCETWLPCGAAEGLQADPVFSSALLHLDILTEACVYGPVFRRDQRLVQEVQSYVEQLGDSCAANTAVNSDNRDDQFPRVCVLAFLCRLNPSDQLHQRLMEELVQRLLRKDAEISKSKVRYYSNSIQHRVKNRVWQTLLLLLHKLRPEFVSECVLSQVCEAGFCSNQASVKYLIEWTLILVLHQNPSHIQNLWNCFSQDHEKTKTSICTFLSVLVHLNVLLPKLQDKEVQWRRAVEVSLQWCFSHNFSIRLYALLALKRVWELEDACVLLEEHLGGLTTVVQACLQQAEAMQNTGNAMKNWSRIQDHFFFSAFNPIRDYSVETIFQSFPLLSELAEDEWLPLWKFECFVDFPIDAALPLKNPVTDLCELQPGDWIQQDKGGLEQEERWAEVQKKITPWKLSVQEQEPELMAQQRAARLGKLTSNLLVVASLIDKPTNLGGLCRTCEIFGAKALVLDSLRHVNDKQFQVLSVSSELWLPMLEVKPAELSDFLQLKRREGYWVIGVEQTSNSQSLRDYTFPEKSLLLLGNEREGIPANLLQLVDVCVEIPQHGITRSLNVHVSAALLVWEYTRQHLRQNTGS; this is encoded by the exons ATGTCTAATTTTTTGATAAACACTCTTTTGTCCCACCATCCCGATCCCGAGGATTTGTTCAGTACGTTGTGCTGGCCAAGCACATCACGCCCCGACATAGATAAGGTTGAAGCTCTAACTGTTTTGATCAAGGAGCTTTCCAGTAAATCACAAGAGGAGCGCTTTATTTGTAAAGTGCAGTCAGTGTTATGGAACCAGTGCATGCCACTAATGCAAACGATCTCCGGTGCAGATGATGGAGGGAAAGATatgctcagtgctctctgtggaCTCTTTGCAGCGTGTGTCAGTACCTGTCAGACCCATGATGTACCTGAGAAGGTAAGTCACGTTCTTCTGCCTGTGTTGTTGACGAGAGATGATGGCAACCCTGAAACCAGCAGGTTTGACGTGGATGTTGCCATTGAAGTCACTGCAGTGCTGTTATCCAGCATCTCATATGACAGAGACATCATCTCCAGGACCTTGTCCTGCACCCTTTGCTGTGTCAAAGACCTCTCTGACTCCATAATCTCAAAAATCATAGTCCGGATCTGGTTCACCATACTCAAGTCCTGCGATAAAGACGCTGAATCCGAAGTCCTACATCAGATATGGGATGATTTACTGTCA TGGCATCAGAGAGATCATACAGAATCAGTATCAGCTCGGGTTCTGTTGTGTCTCACTGCTCTCTCCGATTACCTTTACTCATCTGAAACCTCTCCGACCCGGCCGGACCCTAGAAGATCTCAAATGTTTTTTAGGGCAATTCAGGCCGGATTGACCCACAAGGACAGTGTGACCCGAAAACGGGCGCTTTACCTGCTCACTAGGTGTGTGGCACTGGCAGAGATCAAGAAAGAAGATGTGTTTACTAGCGAGGAACCTAACACGG ATGAGATCCTGTTCAGATGGTCTCCAGAAAAAAAGCAGTCGCTGAGGGAATTCTGGGAAGATTATGCTCTAGTATTGGAGACTCTAGAGGAAAACCAG attcACGTGATTCGACCTGTACTCAACAGGATCGACATGCTTGTTGAGACAACGGCGACTGACATCCAAG GTGGGCTGTTTTCTCCGTCCTGGTTGCTGTGTGTGTATCAGCGCATGTTTCACAGTGAGAACAAGGCAGTTATGAAGGAGGGAGTCAATCACCTGTTAGAACTGAAAGCACTGCGTCGTCCTGCGTTTGCATTGGCATTCTCACag TTTGTAATCGGTCCTCTCATGGATGTTCTTGCAGAGAGCTCTCTCTATCACAG AGCACCACAGCAGAACATTAGAGATTGTCCAGAGCTTGGAGTGAAACTCCAGATGTTCATGGTGAATTTCTTCAAAAGTCTGCCAGAAGAGAACCGAG GTTCGGTGTTGCTGCAGCTCGTTCAGCGGTTGGGTTCACGGCACTGGTGCGCGGTTCCTCTGCTCTTTCTGTCCCAGGCCCTGTCCTGTCTGTCCCCCTGTCCTTTACTAGGATCTGATGGACTTCATGCATTCAG AGAAGTTCTGCGCTGCACCATGATCACTCACCAGGTTCTTCTGAGAGGAGCTTCACAGTGTTTTCTGCTCCGTGCTGCTCTGTGTCTGACAGATGTG TCAACGGTGTCTCTCGATGAGttatttggttttcttttacattttcgaGCTGACGAGTCTCTATGTCGGGGTACAGCACTTTGGAACGAG CTATGTAATTGGCTCCAGGCTAACGAAGGCTGTTTTCGTTTGACCAATGGCGATCCGGGCTCCTCTGAGGAGCTTCACGCTGAAACCCAAAACAGAGACGGAGCTTCTATTTTCAGCTACATCCAGCAGCGCCTGAAGACCTTTCTCACAGTTCCAGCCAGCTCAG TTTCAGATCAGACAGGAAGTCTACCTGATCCAAGTGAGGCCGAGTTGCTGGTGCGGACTGTACTGCTGACAGCCGACCTTCAGCAGACCAGGAGTGAGGAACCCGGTCTAGAACTGCTTCTCCAGCCCCTTCTGGACGTCTTGCAGAGACTCAGCACTAATGTCTATCTGGTGCTGCAGAAGACGGACAAGAGTCTGCAGTTACTGCTTCGCCTGCTGCAGCTGCATCGCAGACGCTCGGACACGGAGAAGGAGAATG AGGATGTTGTGGCTGTTACGTTAAAGACGCTCTTGCTGTCGGTGGTGGAATCAGTGCAGGAGTTTCTGCTCAGGAGGTTGAGCGGGGAACTGAGAGAG tTATGTGATGTGGAGAGGTCTGGTCTTTATCTCTCAGTATTAAGGGAGCTGGTTCTCACCTATTCCACTGTGTCGTGGTATGGCTCAAATCTGCAGCAAAACTACATCCCAAAAATCACCACGAACTGCCTGAGGATCCTCGGTGAACCCTCTGAACAG AATCCATCTGTGTCAGGGCAGGTTCAGAGAGTGGTCAGTATGGCCACACTTGCACTGTTGTGTGACATGGCTGATCGAGGTGTCCTGAACGACCGTTCTGAGGCCATGAGAGCCCTTCACTCGCTGAGCGACTACTTCTACCCTTCATCATCTCCGCATCTCAACCATACATTACTgaaacccacaactgtgacaatCAG TGATCCGGTGGACAGTGGCGTCCTGAAAGACTGGGGGCGAATCGTGGCCCAGTTTATTCGAGATCAGTGGACGTGTCTGAGTTTTCTGCAGAAGTCTGCTGGGACCCCTGGGGATCCTGTGGCGTCTGTGGTCCTGAGGGCTGCTGTGGATGCTCTAGCATTACTTCCTGGTCATCTGATTGTGCCGGTGCTGGACTTCATGGCATCCGTCGTACCACAG GTGGTGCAGTGTGATGAATCTCTGTGCATTGAGGCCATATGTGCATCGTGGAAGGCAGTTCAGGCTCTGAGCACAAACCCTCATGATTTCTGGTCCACGCTGCAGGGATTCGTGCGCTTAGCTTTTCACCGGGGCCTTCTGCAGCTCACAGAGGAACAGAATCCCAGAATCACAGCCTGCATACAACAG ATTCTGACTGAGCTCATGGAGTTGGCACAAGTCCGATCAGGAGTGTTTAATGTTCTGATCCAGCATTGCTGTGAGACATGGCTTCCCTGTGGGGCAGCAGAGGGTCTCCAGGCAGACCCTGTGTTCAGTTCGGCTCTCTTACACCTCGACATCCTGACCGAGGCCTGTGTGTACGGCCCAGTGTTCAGAAGAGACCAAAG GCTTGTTCAGGAGGTTCAAAGTTATGTTGAGCAACTTGGTGATAGTTGTGCAGCGAACACAGCTGTCAACAG TGATAACAGGGATGATCAGTTTCCTCGAGTGTGTGTTCTGGCTTTCCTCTGCCGCTTGAATCCATCTGATCAGCTCCACCAGCGTCTGATGGAAGAGCTCGTGCAGCGACTACTGAGAAAG GATGCCGAGATTTCGAAATCCAAAGTACGTTACTATAGCAACTCCATCCAGCACCGAGTGAAGAACCGCGTGTGGCAGACGCTGCTGCTGTTACTGCATAAACTCAGACCG GAGTTTGTGTCGGAGTGTGTGTTGAGTCAGGTGTGTGAGGCCGGGTTCTGCAGTAACCAAGCGTCCGTCAAGTACCTGATCGAGTGGACCCTGATCCTGGTCCTCCACCAGAACCCATCACACATCCAGAACCTGTGGAACTGCTTCAGTCAG GATCACGAGAAGACAAAAACAAGCATATGCACTTTTCTCTCTGTCCTTGTGCACCTGAATGTCCTCCTCCCAAAACTGCAAGATAAG GAGGTGCAGTGGCGTAGAGCTGTGGAGGTGAGCCTGCAGTGGTGTTTCAGTCATAATTTCAGCATCCGTCTGTACGCCCTGCTCGCCCTTAAAAGGGTGTGGGAGCTGGAGGACGCCTGTGTCCTCCTGGAGGAACACCTGGGCGGACTGACCACAGTGGTTCAGGCCTGTTTACAGCAGGCTGAAGCTATGCAGAACACCGG aaaTGCGATGAAAAATTGGTCTAGAATCCAGGACCATTTCTTCTTCAGTGCTTTTAACCCAATCAGGGACTACAGTGTTGAG ACAATATTCCAGAGCTTTCCTCTCCTCTCGGAGCTGGCAGAAGATGAGTGGCTTCCACTGTggaaatttgaatgttttgttgaCTTCCCGATCGATGCTGCCCTGCCCTTGAAGAACCCTGTGACAGATCTCTGTGAACTCCAGCCCGGTGACTGGATCCAGCAGGACAAAG GTGGTTTGGAGCAGGAAGAGCGCTGGGCAGAAGTTCAGAAGAAAATCACTCCGTGGAAGCTGAGTGTCCAGGAGCAGGAGCCTGAGCTCATGGCCCAGCAGAGAGCAGCCCGCCTGGGCAAACTCACCAGCAACCTCCTGGTGGTCGCATCTCTCATTGACAAGCCCACCAATCTGGGCG GTCTGTGCAGGACATGTGAGATTTTCGGAGCCAAAGCTCTGGTTCTGGACAGTCTGCGACATGTTAATGACAAACAGTTCCAGGTCCTCAGTGTGTCCTCAGAGTTGTGGCTGCCGatgctggag GTGAAGCCTGCCGAGTTGTCAGATTTCCTGCAGCTGAAGAGGAGAGAGGGATACTGGGTAATAGGTGTGGAGCAAACATCCAACAGCCAGAGTTTACGAGATTACACGTTTCCTGAGAAAAGCCTCCTACTATTGGG tAATGAAAGAGAAGGCATTCCTGCAAACCTGCTGCAGCTGGTGGATGTGTGCGTGGAGATTCCTCAGCACGGCATCACCCGCTCCCTCAACGTGCACGTGAGCGCCGCCCTGCTGGTGTGGGAATATACCCGACAACATTTAAGACAGAACACTGGGTCATAA
- the LOC113112278 gene encoding FERM domain-containing protein 6-like isoform X2, protein MSVPTKQERTVCVLLPTKETLDITVGLKATGQDVFHRVCELLGVKELHYFGLTLVKDNEYIFLDLEEKLAKYFPKEWKQDSGKGSQRRSIPPLLCLKVQYYVENGRLLCERRARKLYYFDLRERVLRSECRQQEEVYFQLAGYALQADHSDHRSDGHSRGHAAYFQPKEYFPPWIIAKRGIDYLLCHGPKVHKELWGMSSRDAILLFIRESCRLEDVPVTFYRLQKDKKEEKGSALLGLTLRGMQVYQEVNNVRDLLYDFPWFHVGRLTFLGKKFEIQPDGLPSARKLVYYTGSAFRSRHLLLHLSSCHRLYLSLQPALKHLRQLEDSEEKKRYRESYISDELDLDQPCSEGSPRLSRHSTSSSGIVADARQVSTEMVSMVEKEKPFISAVSHGSSQTFGIDTSSKAQTDEDEWQEEGLQEVVKEPGEVSVDDPVDILRLAELLEGVSIDCPTIQSDTESKGPQMRSVTGNDQMDLCDPDNMKQVSNQKARNPADRYSLSLDDVRLYSPLLPLGTASVPVTSVSYTFGLPHSPTSPCPDSTSFCVQRSTNCLSLDLLDDNQLLELVL, encoded by the exons ATGTCTGTCCCCACAAAACAAGAGAGGACAGTATGTGTCCTCCTTCCCACAAAGGAGACACTGGACATCACAGTGGGG TTGAAAGCAACAGGTCAAGATGTGTTTCACCGTGTCTGTGAGCTTCTCGGGGTTAAAGAGTTGCACTACTTTGGATTGACTTTAGTCAAAG ACAATGAGTACATCTTTCTGGACCTGGAAGAGAAACTTGCCAAGTACTTCCCTAAGGAATGGAAACAGGACTCAGGGAAG GGGTCACAGAGGAGGTCAATCCCTCCCCTGCTCTGTCTGAAGGTCCAGTACTATGTGGAGAACGGCAGACTTCTCTG TGAGCGTAGAGCAAGAAAACTGTACTACTTTGATCTGCGGGAACGTGTCCTGCGCTCAGAATGCAGACAGCAGGAGGAAGTGTATTTCCAGCTGGCAGGATACGCCCTGCAGGCCGATCACTCTGACCACCGCTCGGACGGCCACAGTCGGGGACACGCTGCGTATTTCCAACCCAAAGAATACTTTCCACCCTGG ATAATTGCGAAGCGTGGCATTGACTACCTGCTGTGTCACGGGCCCAAGGTTCATAAAGAGCTGTGGGGGATGTCCTCACGTGACGCCATCCTGCTCTTTATCAGAGAATCTTGCCGTCTGGAGGATGTCCCAGTCACCTTTTATCGCCTAcaaaag GACAAGAAAGAAGAGAAAGGTTCAGCACTCCTTGGACTCACTCTGCGAGGAATGCAAGTGTATCAG GAGGTGAACAATGTGCGTGATCTGCTGTATGACTTCCCCTGGTTTCACGTGGGACGACTCACTTTTCTG GGGAAGAAGTTTGAGATCCAGCCGGATGGTTTGCCCTCTGCGAGGAAGCTGGTGTATTACACGGGTTCAGCCTTTCGTTCCCGACATCTTCTGCTGCATTTAAGTTCCTGTCACAGATTGTACCTCAGTTTGCAACCTGCACTCAAACACCTGCGGCAACTTGAGGACTCAGAGG AGAAGAAGAGGTACCGTGAATCGTACATTAGTGATGAGCTCGACCTGGATCAGCCATGCAGCGAGGGCAGTCCCCGTCTGTCTAGACACTCCACCAGCAGCTCTGGCATTGTGGCAGACGCCAGGCAAGTCTCCACAGAGATGGTTTCTATGGTGGAGAAGGAAAAGCCCTTCATCTCCGCTGTCAGTCATGGCTCCTCACAAACCTTTGGCATTGACACCAGCAGCAAAGCTCAGACTGATGAAGATGAGTGGCAGGAGGAAG GTTTGCAGGAGGTGGTGAAGGAGCCCGGGGAGGTCTCTGTGGATGACCCTGTGGATATCTTGCGATTGGCTGAGCTGCTGGAGGGCGTGTCCATCGACTGTCCCACCATCCAATCAGATACCGAATCTAAAG GTCCACAAATGAGATCAGTTACAGGCAATGATCAAATGGACCTTTGTGATCCAGATAACATGAAACAG GTTTCGAATCAGAAGGCTCGTAACCCGGCCGACCGCTACAGTCTGAGTCTGGATGACGTGCGACTGTATTCCCCCCTTCTCCCTCTGGGAACGGCATCGGTTCCAGTCACATCCGTCAGCTACACGTTTGGGCTTCCGCACTCCCCGACCAGCCCGTGTCCAGACAGTACTTCATTCTGTGTCCAGCGCTCCACGAACTGCCTATCTCTGGACCTGCTGGATGATAACCAGTTGCTGGAGCTTGTCCTTTAA
- the LOC113112278 gene encoding FERM domain-containing protein 6-like isoform X1 has product MSVPTKQERTVCVLLPTKETLDITVGLKATGQDVFHRVCELLGVKELHYFGLTLVKDNEYIFLDLEEKLAKYFPKEWKQDSGKQGSQRRSIPPLLCLKVQYYVENGRLLCERRARKLYYFDLRERVLRSECRQQEEVYFQLAGYALQADHSDHRSDGHSRGHAAYFQPKEYFPPWIIAKRGIDYLLCHGPKVHKELWGMSSRDAILLFIRESCRLEDVPVTFYRLQKDKKEEKGSALLGLTLRGMQVYQEVNNVRDLLYDFPWFHVGRLTFLGKKFEIQPDGLPSARKLVYYTGSAFRSRHLLLHLSSCHRLYLSLQPALKHLRQLEDSEEKKRYRESYISDELDLDQPCSEGSPRLSRHSTSSSGIVADARQVSTEMVSMVEKEKPFISAVSHGSSQTFGIDTSSKAQTDEDEWQEEGLQEVVKEPGEVSVDDPVDILRLAELLEGVSIDCPTIQSDTESKGPQMRSVTGNDQMDLCDPDNMKQVSNQKARNPADRYSLSLDDVRLYSPLLPLGTASVPVTSVSYTFGLPHSPTSPCPDSTSFCVQRSTNCLSLDLLDDNQLLELVL; this is encoded by the exons ATGTCTGTCCCCACAAAACAAGAGAGGACAGTATGTGTCCTCCTTCCCACAAAGGAGACACTGGACATCACAGTGGGG TTGAAAGCAACAGGTCAAGATGTGTTTCACCGTGTCTGTGAGCTTCTCGGGGTTAAAGAGTTGCACTACTTTGGATTGACTTTAGTCAAAG ACAATGAGTACATCTTTCTGGACCTGGAAGAGAAACTTGCCAAGTACTTCCCTAAGGAATGGAAACAGGACTCAGGGAAG CAGGGGTCACAGAGGAGGTCAATCCCTCCCCTGCTCTGTCTGAAGGTCCAGTACTATGTGGAGAACGGCAGACTTCTCTG TGAGCGTAGAGCAAGAAAACTGTACTACTTTGATCTGCGGGAACGTGTCCTGCGCTCAGAATGCAGACAGCAGGAGGAAGTGTATTTCCAGCTGGCAGGATACGCCCTGCAGGCCGATCACTCTGACCACCGCTCGGACGGCCACAGTCGGGGACACGCTGCGTATTTCCAACCCAAAGAATACTTTCCACCCTGG ATAATTGCGAAGCGTGGCATTGACTACCTGCTGTGTCACGGGCCCAAGGTTCATAAAGAGCTGTGGGGGATGTCCTCACGTGACGCCATCCTGCTCTTTATCAGAGAATCTTGCCGTCTGGAGGATGTCCCAGTCACCTTTTATCGCCTAcaaaag GACAAGAAAGAAGAGAAAGGTTCAGCACTCCTTGGACTCACTCTGCGAGGAATGCAAGTGTATCAG GAGGTGAACAATGTGCGTGATCTGCTGTATGACTTCCCCTGGTTTCACGTGGGACGACTCACTTTTCTG GGGAAGAAGTTTGAGATCCAGCCGGATGGTTTGCCCTCTGCGAGGAAGCTGGTGTATTACACGGGTTCAGCCTTTCGTTCCCGACATCTTCTGCTGCATTTAAGTTCCTGTCACAGATTGTACCTCAGTTTGCAACCTGCACTCAAACACCTGCGGCAACTTGAGGACTCAGAGG AGAAGAAGAGGTACCGTGAATCGTACATTAGTGATGAGCTCGACCTGGATCAGCCATGCAGCGAGGGCAGTCCCCGTCTGTCTAGACACTCCACCAGCAGCTCTGGCATTGTGGCAGACGCCAGGCAAGTCTCCACAGAGATGGTTTCTATGGTGGAGAAGGAAAAGCCCTTCATCTCCGCTGTCAGTCATGGCTCCTCACAAACCTTTGGCATTGACACCAGCAGCAAAGCTCAGACTGATGAAGATGAGTGGCAGGAGGAAG GTTTGCAGGAGGTGGTGAAGGAGCCCGGGGAGGTCTCTGTGGATGACCCTGTGGATATCTTGCGATTGGCTGAGCTGCTGGAGGGCGTGTCCATCGACTGTCCCACCATCCAATCAGATACCGAATCTAAAG GTCCACAAATGAGATCAGTTACAGGCAATGATCAAATGGACCTTTGTGATCCAGATAACATGAAACAG GTTTCGAATCAGAAGGCTCGTAACCCGGCCGACCGCTACAGTCTGAGTCTGGATGACGTGCGACTGTATTCCCCCCTTCTCCCTCTGGGAACGGCATCGGTTCCAGTCACATCCGTCAGCTACACGTTTGGGCTTCCGCACTCCCCGACCAGCCCGTGTCCAGACAGTACTTCATTCTGTGTCCAGCGCTCCACGAACTGCCTATCTCTGGACCTGCTGGATGATAACCAGTTGCTGGAGCTTGTCCTTTAA